In the genome of Quercus robur chromosome 3, dhQueRobu3.1, whole genome shotgun sequence, one region contains:
- the LOC126717078 gene encoding uncharacterized protein LOC126717078, protein MSGYENVVGGKLKLKGKALDVKAGGVKKKKKNKKRQDQILEVTENELPAGGSAELSTDPNEEDVDDAKKMSGDGKTVHCDDHLTPAEKRYIEQRDQIDVHRLAKVANKSHRDRIQDFNQYLANMSEHYDIPKVGPG, encoded by the exons ATGTCAGGTTATGAGAATGTCGTTGGGGGTAAGCTGAAGCTTAAGGGAAAAGCCCTGGATGTCAAGGCTGGTggggtgaagaagaaaaagaaaaataagaaacgTCAGGATCAAATTTTAGAGGTTACAGAAAATGAACTTCCAGCAG GTGGAAGTGCAGAGCTATCCACTGATCCTAACGAGGAAGATGTAGATGATGCCAAAAAAATGAGTGGCGATGGGAAGACTGTTCATTGTGACGATCATCTCACTCCTGCAGAAAAGCGATATATTGAACAGAGGGATCAAATTGATGTTCATAGATTGGCTAAGGTAGCTAATAAATCTCACCGTGACAGGATTCAGGATTTCAACCAGTATCTTGCAAACATGAGCGAGCATTATGACATTCCTAAAGTTGGTCCAGGATGA